The stretch of DNA GGCATCCGGCGGGTGCAGATCCTGTCGCTGCGGCGCAGCCTGAGCTACGTGGTCCAGGGCATGGCGGACATCGAGAGCCTCAACCTCAGCGGCTGCTACAACCTCACCGACAACGGGCTGAGCCACGCCTTCGTGGCGGAGATCAGCTCCCTGCGCTCGCTCAACCTGAGCCTCTGCAAGCAGATCACGGACAGCAGTCTGGGCCGTATCGCCCAGTACCTCAAGGGCCTGGAGGTGCTCGagctgggaggctgcagcaaCATCACCAACACCGGCCTCCTGCTCATCGCCTGGGGCCTGCAGCGCCTCAAGAGCCTCAACCTGCGCTCCTGCCGGCACCTCTCCGACGTGGGCATCGGGCACCTGGCGGGCATGACCCGCAGCGCGGCCGAGGGCTgcctgggcctggagcagctcacgCTGCAGGACTGCCAGAAGCTCAGCGACCTCTCGCTCAAGCACCTGGCCCGCGGGCTGGGCCGCCTCCGCCAGCTCAACCTCAGCTTCTGCGGGGGCATCTCGGACGCGGGGCTGCTGCACCTGTCGCACATGAGCAGCCTGCGGAGCCTCAACCTGCGCTCCTGCGACAACATCAGCGACACGGGCATCATGCACCTGGCCATGGGCAGCCTGCGGCTGTCTGGCCTCGACGTCTCCTTCTGCGACAAGGTGGGGGACCAGAGCCTAGCCTACATCGCACAGGGCCTCGACGGGCTGCGCTCgctgtccctctgctcctgccacatcAGTGACGAGGGCATCAACCGCATGGTGCGGCAGATGCACGGGCTGCGCACCCTCAACATCGGCCAGTGCGTCCGCATCACCgacaagggcctggagctcATCGCCGAACACCTCAGCCAGCTCACGGGCATCGACCTCTACGGCTGCACCCGCATCACCAAGCGGGGCCTGGAGCGCATCACCCAGCTGCCCTGCCTCAAGGTGCTCAACCTGGGACTTTGGGAAATGACTGAGAGTGAGAAGGTCAggtgagaggaggaggagggtgccCCGAGACCTCCATCTCCTCTGGAGGGACtcactgactgactgactgactgctgcagaggaggagagaaagagagaggggcATGCACAGAGACATGCTACCCACGCactctggcactgcagggagggacGCAGAGAAAGAGGGTATATCCTCGACCCTTCTGTGCTGCCTACCTATCCTtgctgtggaggaggaggaggaggaggaagggggacCAGGAGGACACAGAGAAAGCACCTATCCATTTTCCAGGTCATGCCTCAAGCTCCATGCTAGGGAGACAGAGCgctctcccttcccacagcatcCTTCCCTGCAGAAGAGGTAGAAACCCACACTTATGCACTGGGGCTAGAGACACCCCTCTTTATCCCCACTCCCACATTCCATCC from Haemorhous mexicanus isolate bHaeMex1 chromosome 5, bHaeMex1.pri, whole genome shotgun sequence encodes:
- the FBXL14 gene encoding F-box/LRR-repeat protein 14; this translates as METHISCLFPELLAMIFGYLEVRDKGRAAQVCTAWRDAAYHRSVWRGVEAKLHLRRANPSLFPSLAARGIRRVQILSLRRSLSYVVQGMADIESLNLSGCYNLTDNGLSHAFVAEISSLRSLNLSLCKQITDSSLGRIAQYLKGLEVLELGGCSNITNTGLLLIAWGLQRLKSLNLRSCRHLSDVGIGHLAGMTRSAAEGCLGLEQLTLQDCQKLSDLSLKHLARGLGRLRQLNLSFCGGISDAGLLHLSHMSSLRSLNLRSCDNISDTGIMHLAMGSLRLSGLDVSFCDKVGDQSLAYIAQGLDGLRSLSLCSCHISDEGINRMVRQMHGLRTLNIGQCVRITDKGLELIAEHLSQLTGIDLYGCTRITKRGLERITQLPCLKVLNLGLWEMTESEKVR